Part of the Clostridium taeniosporum genome is shown below.
TTAAATGTAACAAAAAGCTTGCACTATCAGGAAATTATATTACTAACGAATCTGAAAATAATTTTTATGATATCCTGTTTTAAAGGTATGATAAGTACCCCTAAAGAATAAAAAATAATCATATGCTTTACCATTATTCCTCCACTACCTTTGGAAAATGTGCATGACTAAAAAAATCCACCCTCCACAGTGGCTTAGTAATTTTTTATTAAAGTATTTTTTAAATGTTCTTTAATTCTTTGCTGATAGGATAAAGGGGAAAGAACTTTAATTTTTTCTCCAAAACCTAAAATGATAGAAAACATAATAAAGTCATTCTCTTTTATAGCAACCTTTTTAACTATAGATGTTTCCAACACATTGATAACATCACCACGAAAATATTCATTAATCAAAGCATCTATTTCTTTAGAATATTCAATAGTAACATATATATTGTCCTTATTTCTTTTTTCTTCATAATCATCAACTAACTTTGCTACATCATAATTATTATCAAAATACTCCTCACTTATTTCTAACTTTCTCATTCTTACTATTTTAAACATACGAAAATCACTTTTCTCTAAATCATAACCAAAAGCATACCAAGAGTACCATTTATAGAAAACATGTATGATATTGCATTTAACTCTTCGAGTATTACTATTGAGGTTAGTGTATTGAAATAAGACTGTTTTATTATGCTGAACAGCTTCTTTTAACATAGAAATATAGGAAATTACACTTTTGTTCTCATTTACTACAGAAAAATCAACATTTAATGCATGATTATTATTTTCATCAGAATATATATGTTTTACTTTTTCATATGTTTCATGAACCTTTTTTTCACCATAAACACTTTTTAAGCTTTGCAGCGCAAGTAGAATATATCCAAAATTATCATTATCAATTATTTTTTCATTCAACTTATAATCAGGATTAATTGAATAACCACCTTTAGACCCCATTTCTGAATAAATTGGAACCCCAGCTAATGTCAATGTATTTATATCACGAATAATTGTTCTTCGAGAAACATTAAAATATTCAGCCAAACTATTTCCACTAACATTATTTCTATTTATTAGATAAAATAATATTCCTAACAATCTTTCAATCTTCATCATCTCACCTCAAATCAATATATACATTGATTCTATAGTGTTACTCAACAAATGGCAACGAATTTCAGAAATTAAAACTGCTTATTTATTAGTAAGGGTCAAAAATTCGACGCATAGCAATTATAATTCCATAATGATAAAATAAACCCAATAGAAGTGGAAAATGCTTCTGTTGGGTTTGAAAATTTAATATTATATTTAGTAGTAGTTATTTACCAACCTTAATGCGCAACACGTCGGGAAGAGCCTTTGACCAAGGCATATAATTATTTAAAGTTTCTTTTTCTTTAGACTCTGTATTAGCTAACATATCAAATAAATATACTAAATATTTTTCTACTATTAAACCGTTGGCTTTAGCGGTTTCAATTATGCTATAAATTAAAGCACTTGATTTTGCACCTTTTGCTGTATTTGAGAAAAGCCAGTTTTTTCTACCAATAACAAATGGTTTTATTGCTCTTTCAGCTCCATTATTATCTATTTCTAAAGATCCGTCTTCTAAAAGTGTTTTCATATCAGATAGAAGCTTTCTAGTATAGTCAAGAGCTTTACCTAACGGACTTTTTGGAAGAGCATTTTTTATTTCTCTCTCCACATATTCTTGAAATTCATTAAGAATTGGCGCTGACTTTTTAAGCCTTATTTTATATCGTTTTTTATAGTAATCTTCGTCCTTGCTATAAGTTTCCCTTAAGTCTTTTTCTATTTTATAAAGTTTTTCACAATAATTAAACCCTATTATAGCACGTGATTTTTTTAGGGCTTCTTCATCTAAGTTTACTATTATTTCATGATATTTTCTTCGGATATGAGCTAGGCAATATAATCGTTTCACATTTTCGACTCTATTATATCCGGTATACCCATCTGTTTGAAGATATCCTGAAAATCCTTTCAAAAATTCTTTAGGACAAGAGCTAGATCTTGTATTCTGATAGTCATATAAAATAATTGGATCTTTTAAAGCTCCAGATTTATATAACCACATATATTTCTTGGACTTTGAATCCTTACCGCTATCATTAATAACCTGAACGGTAGTCTCATCAGCTTGTATATAATTTTTCTTTAAAAGTT
Proteins encoded:
- a CDS encoding helix-turn-helix transcriptional regulator, with amino-acid sequence MKIERLLGILFYLINRNNVSGNSLAEYFNVSRRTIIRDINTLTLAGVPIYSEMGSKGGYSINPDYKLNEKIIDNDNFGYILLALQSLKSVYGEKKVHETYEKVKHIYSDENNNHALNVDFSVVNENKSVISYISMLKEAVQHNKTVLFQYTNLNSNTRRVKCNIIHVFYKWYSWYAFGYDLEKSDFRMFKIVRMRKLEISEEYFDNNYDVAKLVDDYEEKRNKDNIYVTIEYSKEIDALINEYFRGDVINVLETSIVKKVAIKENDFIMFSIILGFGEKIKVLSPLSYQQRIKEHLKNTLIKNY
- the tnpC gene encoding IS66 family transposase yields the protein MDGLNLNNQLDEKTQLLISKMEREIELKDSEIQNLKTELAFLKGQILNKNRKIFGKSSEQVDSNQMSLFDDAENNCDFKMAEPTMEEIAYTRTKSSKHIGKKDNLANLERIIVEHKLEENEAICSKCNNSLVVIGRKSKEVLKYIPAKLYIEEHITYSYACKSCEAEAGVANIISTKLPNTIFYKSMASNELVAHVINMKYQHAMPLYRLETYFKMLGANLSRQTLSNWIMNSATELQVVYDIMKEQLLKKNYIQADETTVQVINDSGKDSKSKKYMWLYKSGALKDPIILYDYQNTRSSSCPKEFLKGFSGYLQTDGYTGYNRVENVKRLYCLAHIRRKYHEIIVNLDEEALKKSRAIIGFNYCEKLYKIEKDLRETYSKDEDYYKKRYKIRLKKSAPILNEFQEYVEREIKNALPKSPLGKALDYTRKLLSDMKTLLEDGSLEIDNNGAERAIKPFVIGRKNWLFSNTAKGAKSSALIYSIIETAKANGLIVEKYLVYLFDMLANTESKEKETLNNYMPWSKALPDVLRIKVGK